A region of the Myxococcus stipitatus DSM 14675 genome:
GCGCGATGATGCACTTCCTGGAGCGCCCGTTCGCTCCCGGAGAGACGCGGCCCGCGCTGCATGGGGACTTCTCGCTCAACGTGACCAACTCCGTGACGGCGCTGCATCTGTTGGGGCTGGGGTTGGACACGCTGACCTTCGCGCATGACCTGGACGCGGTGCAGCTGGGCGCGATGTTGGAGCACCTGCCCGCCGAGCGGTTCACGGTGACGGTGCATCACCACATCTCGACGTTCCACACGGAGCACTGCGTGTACTCGCACACGCTCTCGCAGGGGCGTGACTACCGGAGCTGTGGTCGGCCGTGTGAGAAGCACCGGCTGTCGCTGCGGGACCACAAGGGGCTGGAGCACCCGGTGGTGGTGGACGTGGGCTGCCGCAACACGGTGTTCAACGCGCAGGCGCAGAGCGCGGCGTCGCTGGTGCCGTCACTGATGGCGCGTGGCGTGCGGCGGTTCCGCGTGGAGTTCGTGCGCGAGTCTCGCGAGGAGGCCACGCGGGTGCTGGGGGCCTATCAGGAGCTGCTCGCGGGCCGCATCTCTCCGGCCGAGGCCGTGCGGCGCGCGGCGGTGCACGAGCAGTTCGGCGTGACGAAGGGGACGATGCAGGTGTTGAACCCCACGTTCACCGTGCAGCGCTGACGGCGGAGCCCCAAGCCCCGGGCACGAGTCACCGCGAGGCGCCGCGCCGTCAGTGCGAGGCGCAAGCCTCGGATGCGGCCCCAGTGCCGCGGGTCATCCCGCTTCTTCGTCGGGCTCCAGCGCGGAGTCCCGGGTGACGCGCAGCACGGCGCGGAAGACGTCGTCGAGAGCCCGGGTGTTGAGTCCCGCCCGCGAGGCCCACTCTCTGCGGGCGTCGAGCATGGAGGACTCCCGCTCCGGGTCGGGGAATGGGAGTCCGTGCTCGGACTTCACGCGCGCCGCGTCCTTGACGAGCTGGGCGCGCCGGGCGAGCAGCGCCACCAGCTCCCGGTCCACGGTGTCGATGCGCTCGCGGACGTCCTTGAGTCCGGGAGGAGCGGTCTCCGCTCCGGTGCCGCGTGCGGATTCCGATGCGAGGTCGAGCCCCTCGTGGAGCTGCGTGAGGGCCTCGAGCAGGCCGACGCGGGCTTCACGTGCGTAGGGGTTCTCCGCCTGTACGACGGCGAAGAGGTGCGGAACCTCCGTGCGCGCGTACTCCTCCAGTCGGGCCACGGGATGGAAGCTGGGCGGCGCGAAGGGCAAGTCCTTCCCGACTCCCGCCTTCACGAGTCCGTGGGCCAGGAAGAACGTGAGCACATGCGTGCGCGCCATCAGCACGTCATGAGCCTCGGGAGACATCTCCGTCACCGAGCAGCCCAGCTTCTCGAAGAGCTCGCGGGTGCGTCGGACGGCCTCGGGGTGCAGCGGATTCGGGCAGACCACGGTGCGGCGGACGTCGCCGCGCGCGAGGCTGGCGGGGCCGAAGAGGGGATGCGTGCCGACCCACGGGATGTCTCGTCCCAGCACGGAGGCGAGCATGTGGACGGGACGGACCTTCACGCTCCCCACGTCGATGACGAGCTGCTCGGGGGTGAGGTGCGGCCGGAGCTCCTTCAATGCCGCGCGCATGCCCGAGACAGGCATGGCCAGCACCAGGATGGACGAGCGCGAGGCCAGCTCCTCGAGTGAGCCGGCCTGGAGCTTCGGGGGAACCTCGTCCAGCCTCGGGTCGAAGACCCGGTGCGGGAGGCTCGCCTCGGAGAGCAGCCCCGAGAGTGCTCGGCCGAAGCGGCCATAGCCCAGCACACCGATGGTCTCCTTCATTCCGCGAGGCTCCCAGGGCTCGACGTCATGGGGCGGGAATCCTCCCATCGCGAGTGCGACGGGTGGAAGGGCCTGGTGGGGAGGTCGTGCTCACCTGCCCTGGAATCGGGCGGTCCGGCGCTCGGCGAAGGCGGCGAAGGCCTCCGTGAGGTCGTGCGACTGGAGGAACGCGGAGTTCCAGACGGCGACGTAGCGCAGGCCGTCCGCCGTGGACTTGTCCGCGCAGTAGTCCATGACCTGCTTGGCGCCCTGGACGACGAGCGGCGGATTCTCCGCGATGCGCCGTGCGGTGGCGCGGGCCTGGGTGAGCATCTCCTCGGCGGAGGGGAAGACCTCATTGACGAGCCCCATGCGCAGGGCGCGCTCGGCATCCACGTCGATGCCGGTATAGGCGAGCTCGCGGGTGTGGCCTTCGCCGATGATGCGAGGCAGACGCTGGAGGGCGCCCAGGTCCGCGACGATGCCGACCTTCACCTCGCGCAGGGAGAACTTCGCGTCGCGGGCGCAGTAGCGGAAGTCACACGCGGCGATGAGGTCCATGCCACCCCCGATGCACCAGCCATGCACGGCGGCGATGTACGGCTTGCGGCTGCGAGCCAGTCCCTCGGTGGACTGCTGCATCTCACCAATCAGCTTCAGGAGCCGGGAGCGCTCCAGGGCGAGGTTGTTGTCTCCGGTGAGGAGCGGGCCCAGGGACTCCATCATCCCCATGAGGTCCAGGCCGTAGGTGAAGTGGTCGCCGTTGCCACGCACGAGCACGACGCGCACGGAGTCATCGGCATCGAGCGCGCGAATGGCCTCGGGCATCTCGCGCCAGAAGTCCGGGCCCATGGCATTGCCGCGCCCCGGGCCCAGGAGGACCAGCTCAGCAACCCCATCCGCCTTCTCGATGCGCAGCGACTTGTATCCGGCGTCCATGACAGCCCTCCCTCAGCGAACCTCGAGTTCGCGAAACATCACTCCATCCAGCGCGAGCCGCTTCGCAGTCTCCACGAAGCGCTCGCTCACGATAAGCGTCGCCCAGCCTTCACTGTGCCGAAAGACATCGACGTTCTCCGGAAGCGAACTCGCATCCAGGACGACGTGCTTCGGCCAATCGAGGGTCCGCCGTCCGCACGAGCCACACGGCGCTCCCCACACCTGTGCCCGAGTGTCCGGATGAAGCCGCCCGTGAAGCTCCAACTGGAGCTGCAGCAGTTCGGGTGGGTTCGACCCCCTGAAGCGAGTCGCCACCGGGCAGGCCTGAAGCCCTTTCACCCCCGCGGCCTGAAGCTGCGCCAAGGCCTCTCGCCGCAAGAAGAGCGCGGACGCATCCTGCATGAAGAGCGCACCAAAACTCCCGCTCCCCTTCCCGACGCAAGGACCGAACTGTGCCCCCGGCTCCAGCAAGGCCCAGGGAGGAGCCAACGCCCTCACCTGCTCGCGCAACCGCGTGAACTCCTCGACCGGCACCGGCCACGGATCCTTCAACTTCCGCAGCACTTGAGCGGGCAGGCGGGACAGGTCGACGCACGGATAGGCCAGCCACGGAGCGCCCCCCCCGAGCCGGCACTTCGGACACGGCTCCACGCCGGGCAAGCACCACGTGCTCGCCCCATCGAGGCGCCCCGTGTACCCAAGCGATGTGTCCTCATCGACCTTGTAGAACTTCAAGGAACCTCTCTCCGCCCCACGCCCCTCTCAGGGGGCACGAAGCTGCGGCATCGCATTGAACGGCGCCAGCGGCGCATTGTAGGGCACCACCGGCCCTGTCAGCTCGAAGCGGAAGATGAGCTCGACGGCCTTTCGGTGAAGCTCCTCGCGCGAGACGAACCCACCCTGCTTGCTGTCCCGATAGTCGCGCCATGCCTGGTTCCACAAACCGCCGCGCCCGGTGCCACTGTGGAGCTGCCGGTGGATGTGCTCGGGGATGAGCAGGGTGAACTTGTGGATGTCCACTCCGTTGGCCCGGAACCATCGCGCAAGCTCTGGCTGCTGCGGAAACAGGTGGTGATGCACCAGCTTCCCAGGTTCGCGAGGCAGCGCGGGAACGAAGCCCTCCCGATAGCGGAAGTGGAACGTCATCCGAGGCCGGGCACCGCCTCGGATGCCCATGCTCCTCCAGTTCCGAAAGGCAGGTGGCGCTCGCGGAGGAGGACGCATGGCCCGGACGTGCTCGACCCGGGGCACCACCGGCGCGGACGTCAGCGCCTCTGGCTCCACATCCTCGCAGCCGAACAGGCCGCAGTCGCCCCCATCACACGCGAGGACGACACACTCCCCTTCATCCGCGTACTCGCATGAACCAACAGCCAGGGACTCGCCCCGCACGTGCACTGGGGAAGCACAGCCCCACAGCAGAACAGCGAGGAGCAGACACCCACGCAGTGGCATGCCGCGGACTGTAGCCCCGGAGAGCGCTCCCCGGGGCTCACTTCACCAGGCCCGCGCCTGGGTCAGCCGAACTCCACCACCTTCATGCCGAACAGGCGGTCCACCGCGAGCAGCAGGTCGTCATGCACCTGCACCTTGATGGAGGTGTTTCCAATGAGCGCCTCGGCCTCGCCGGGGAACAGCACGCTGACCGCCACGGGCGTGGCCCCCGCGTACTTCTTCGCCAGCTCGTTCAGCTTCGCCACCCGGTCCTCCGTCAAGAGGTCCGCTGGCACGCGCAGCTCCAGCCGCTTCGTGCGCTTCTCGCGCACCTCCTTCAGGCTCTGGATGTCGTCCACGATGAGCTCCGGCGTGGGCGAGTCCTCGTCGCGCTGGCTGATCTGCACCGTCCCCGTCACCAGAATCGGGTCGTCCGACTTCAGCAGGTGCTCCCAGTTCTCGAACCCCGGCTTGGGCCCCTGCTTCGTCCACTTCCCGTTCGCCCCCATCACGCTGCGCGTCCCCTCCTTGCCCGGGAAGCACACCAGCTCGATGGAGCCCGACAGGTCTTCGATCGTCACCCACGCCATGCGCTTGCCCGTCTTCGTGGGCCGCTCGCGCAACACCGTGACGACCCCCGCCACCGTGAGCTTGTCGTCCTTGCGCGCACGCTGCACCGCCGTAATCGGCTTCGCGTAGCGCTTGAGCTCCTTGTCGTACTGATGCAGCGGATGGCCGGACACGTAGAAGCCGATGGCCTCCTTCTCCAGCGCCAGCCGCTCCTTCTCCGACCACTCCTCCACCACGACGTAGTCGTCCTTCAGCCCCGCCCCACCCGCCGCCGGACCCGCCAACATCCCGAACAACGAGCTCTGCCCCGCCGCCTTGTCCTTCTGGCTGGCCGAGCCCCGGTTCATCGCCTTCTCGATGGTGTCGAAAATCTGCCGGCGCGGCCGCTTCTCGAAGTCGAACGAGCCCGCCTTCACCAGCGCTTCCAACACCTTCCGGTTCACCCGGCGGCTGTCCACCCGCTCGCAGAAGTCGAACAGGCTCTTGAAGTGTCCGTCCTTGCGCGCATCCAGGATGGACTCGATGGCGCCCTCACCCACGCCCTTGATGCCGCCCAACCCGAAGCGAATCTTCCCGTCCACCGCGCCGAACTGCAGGTCCGACTGATTCACGTCCGGCGGCAACACCTGGAGGCCCGACTCGCGCGCCTCACCGATGTGCTTCACCACCTTGTCCGTGTTGTCCTTCTCGCTGGAGAGAAGGGCCGCCATGAACTCGCACGGGTAATGCGCCTTCAGCCAGGCCGTGTGAATCGTGACCAGGCCGTACGCCGCCGAGTGGCTCTTGTTGAAGCCGTACTCCGCGAACTTCTCCATCAAGTCGAAGATTTCACCGGCGACCTTCAGGTCGACGTTGTTCTTCGCGCAGCCCTCGAGGAAGCCGGCCCGCTCGGCCTGCATGACCTCGGCCTTCTTCTTGCCCATCGCGCGGCGAAGCAGGTCTGCGCGGCCCAGGGTGTAGCCCCCCAGGACCTGCGAAATCTGCATCACCTGCTCCTGGTACACGATGACGCCGTACGTGTCCTTGAGCACCGGCTCCAGCGCGGGGTGCGGATACGACACCTTCTCGCGCCCGTGCTTGCGGTTGATGAACACGTCCACCATGCCGGAGTCCAGCGGACCCGGGCGGTAGAGCGCGCCGGCGGCGATGACGTCTTCGAAGCAGGACGGCTTGAGCTTCACGACCATTTCCGTGAAGCCACTCGACTCCATCTGGAAGACGCCGGCCGTGTCGCCCTTGGCCATCAGCTCCCAGACCTTGTCGTCGTTCAGCGGAATCTCGTGCCGCGGGATGTCCTTGCCGTGGTTGCGCTTCACCAGATCCAGCCCGTGCTGAATCACCGTGAGCGTCTTCAGGCCGAGGAAGTCGAACTTCACCAGGCCCGCCGCCTCCACCTCGTCCTTCGCGAACTGGGTGATGAGCGTCTTCTCACCCGGCGGCTGGTAGACGGGCACGAACTCCCACAGCGGCTTGTCTGCAATCACGACACCGGCCGCGTGCATGCCCGGCTGACGGTGCAACCCCTCCAGCGCCAGCGCGATTTCGAGCACGTCCTTCGTGGTGACGGGCTTGCCCTCCACGTCGCCGATGTTGGACGGCTTCTCCATCATCTCCTTGAGGCGAGGCTCCATCTCGATGGCCTCCTTCAAGGTGATGTTGAGCACCTCCGGCACCAGCTTCGCGATGCGGTCGCCTTCGCTGAACGGCAGCGCGAACACGCGGCACACGTCGCGCAGCACGCTCTTGGCCTTCAGCGAGCCGAACGTGATGATCTGCCCCACGTTCATCTCGCCGTACTTGCGGCCCACGTACTGGATGACCTCGTCCCGCCGGTCCTGGCAGAAGTCGATATCGAAGTCGGGCATCGACACGCGCTCCGGATTCAGGAAGCGCTCGAAGAGGAGGTTGTACGGGATGGGGTCCACGTCCGTGATTCGCAGCGCGTACGCCACCAGGCTGCCGGCGCCGGAGCCACGGCCCGGGCCCACGGGGATGCCCATCTTCTTCGCCCAGTTGATGAAGTCCTGGACGATGAGGAAGTAGCCGCTGAACCCCATCTTCTGGATGACGCCCAGCTCCAGCGTCAGGCGCGCCTGGTACACCTCGCGGTCGATGGGATAGGTGACGGTGGCCCCGAGCTCGATGAAGCGCTCGCGAAGCCCCTCGTAGGCCAGCTCCGACATGAAGCTGTCCGGCGTGTGGCTGTCGGGCACCTTGAAGGTGGGAAGCATGGGCTTGCCCAGCTTCAGCTCCAGGTTGCACTGCTCCGCGATGCGCTGGGTGTTGTGGACCGCCTCGGGCGTGTCCTTGAAGAACTCCAGCATCTCCGTGGGGCTGGTGACGTAGAGCTTGTCCGTGGCGTGCTTCAGGCGCTTGTTGTCCGCCAGCGTCTTGCCGCTGGCGATGCACATGAGCAGCTCGTGCGCGCGCGCGTCCTCGCGCTTGATGTAGTGCGCGTCCGCCGTGGCGCACAGCGGGATGTCCAAGTCCCGCGACAGCTGCATCAGGTTCTCGTTCGCCTTGTCCTGCTCCGGCATCCCGTTGGACTGCACCTCCAGGAAGAAGTGCCCGGGGTCGAAGATGTCCTTGTACTCCTGGGCCGCGCGGCGGGCGTGGTCCATGTCGCCGCGGAAGCAGGCGCTCGTCACCTCGCCACCCAGGCAGGCGGTGAGCGCGAAGAGGCCCTTGCTGTGCTCGGCGAGCACCTTCTTGTCGATGCGCGGGTGGTAGTAGAAGCCCTGCATGTACGCCATCGACGAGAGGTAGCGCAGGTTGGCGTAGCCCTCCGCGTTCTTCGCCACCAGGATGAGGTGGTGGGAGACCTTCTCGGAGCGGTCCTCACGCCCCTTGGGCCCCGCGACGTACGCCTCCATGCCGAGGATGGGCTTGATGCCCGCGTCCTTCGCCTTCTTGTAGAAGTCGATGGCGCCGAACATGTTGCCGTGGTCCGTCACGGCGACACTCGTCATCCCCTTCTCCTTCACCGTCTTGATGAGGTCCTTCATCCGGATGGCCCCGTCGAGCAGGGAATAGAGGGTGTGAAGGTGCAGGTGGGTAAAGGACATGGTGACCGAGTATGTGGCCCTCAAGCCCTGCTCGCCAGTCCAGTGTGAGCCGTTCCGCCGAAGGGACAGCGGCCGTCCTCACCTCGGGGCTTCACACTTCTTCACCACGGGTACAAACCCGCGAAATCACCGGCGGGCACAAAGGGGAACATCGCCCCCGTGGCGAGTCCCAGGCGCCCCAGTTCGGGGCCCGATTCGGAGAAAGCCCCATGAAGAAGAAGCTCGCCATCGCTGGTTCCGCCGTCGTCGCCGTCGTCCTGCTCAGTGGCTTCGCCTTCCGCGGAGGCCATGGCCCTTGCCCCAACCCCGAGCGCATCAAGCAGGTGGTGACGTGGAAGCTCGACGACAAGCTGGAGGACCTCGACGCGACGGACGCGCAGCGCGAGTCCATCCACGCCGTGAAGGACCGCCTCTTCACGGAGGGCGTGCAGCTGGCTCAGGAGCAGCACGCGACGCGCTCGGAGGTCGTCACGCAGCTCGAGTCCGACACGCCGGACGCGCAGGCCCTCCACGCGCTGGTGGATGCGCGCATCGAGGCGCTGCGTGCGTTCGCCCACAAGGCGACGGACGCCGTGCTGGAGGTCCACGGCACGCTGACGCCCGAGCAGCGCAAGACGCTGGCCTCCGAGTACAAGGAGCGCATGGGCCTGGAGTGAGAGGCCCCGCATGAGCGCGTCCCCCACTCAACGCCTACCCCTACTCCCGGGTGGGAATGGGTAGGCATCCGAGGAGGGCACGCATAGTTTGGGGGGGTGAGATACAGCGACTACGCCCGACTCATCCGCTCCCATGAAAGCCTTGGCGAACTGGCCGAGTACGGCCAGGTGCTCGAGGGGGGCCAGCCCTACCCCCTCTTCCGTCTCACCGTGCCGGGAGAGCGTTGGCTGGTCATCACCTCCGGCTTCCACGGTGAGGAGCCCGCGGGCCCCATCACGCTGGCCACGCACCTGCCCGACGTCGTCGCGTACGCGAAGCAGCGCGGCGTGGGGCTGCGTGTGTATCCGTGCATCAACCCCTCGGGCTTCGAGGATGGCACCCGCTACAACCGCAGCGGGGAGAAGCCCAACAACGACTTCCTCCGCTACGAGGTCGCCCCCGGTGAGTGGCGCGGCGAGCTCAACGAGGGCCAGGACCACCTGCGCTGGGCCCTCTATGACGGCGGGCCCAAGGAGACGCGCGCGGTGCGCTCCGACCTGGCGCGCTTCCGGCCTCCCGACGCCGCGCTGGACATCCACCAGGACAACTACCTGGGCGGCACCGCGACGTATGCGTACACCTTCGGGGACAAGTCGGCTTATCGGCCCTTCATGGACGCCGCGACCCGGCACGTCACGGTGATACGCAACCAGAAGGTCGACGACCACAACATCACCGACCCGGACGGCCTCATCGAGTACCACGATGGCAGCGTCACCGACTGGTACATGCGCCAGGGCGTGCCCTACACCGCCGCGCTGGAGACCACCACGCCCACGTCCCAGGAGAGCTGCGACGCGGTGAACCTCCTCTGGGTCCGAGGCTTCATCGACCTGGCGGCGCGCGGCAAGCGCTGACGACGCACGGCCGGGGCTCACCCGTCGTCGTCGACGCCCCCGTCGTCGTCATCGTCGTCGCGCAGCACGATGTCGTGCACCCGCTCCTCGCCGACGCCGACGCAGACCTCCTGCTCCACCTCCGCGAGCTTGTCCGCCTTGGCCTCGAACCAGTAACAGCCCTGGGCCAGGGGGCCCACGCGCACCTCGCCCGTCGACGCGTCCGTGAGGAGGTCGTCGAACGCGGTGCCCTCCACCTCCACCTCGCCCTCCTTGGGCACGTTGCCGCCGCTGTCCCGCAGGCGCACGGTGATGAAGGAGCCCAGGGGCGCGACGATGTCGCCCAGGTCCGTGATGCGGGCGCCTTGCGCCACCACCTTCGTCCGCGCCGCCCGGGTGCTCGACGCCACCATGAACAACTCCACGGAGGTGGCGGGCACGCCGTGCAGCTCGAAGCGTCCGTCCTGGGCCACCGTCGCGCGCATGCTCGGCAGACCGAACACGTTCACCTTCGCGACACGGGCATCGGCGCCGACGAGGCGGCCTCGCACGGTGCCCTCCTCGAGCGGCCCGTTGTTGAAGCCACCACACGCCGCGGCGAACGACAGCCCCCCGAGCGCCAGGAGCCACAGGTGTCTGGGTGCATGCATCAGAAGCGATATCCTCCGCCCAGCAACAGGCCGCCGAAGCCCACCGCACGCGTGCGGCCGTCCATGGGGACATAGGCCCAGAGGAGCTGTCCCTTCGCTTCCAGTACCCACCGGGTGCCCAGCCGCCATGACACTCCCGCCATCCAACCGGGCCACACCGTGAGGTAGCTCTCGTCCCGGTTCAACAGGTCCAGCTGGAAGGAGCGCTGCAACCACAAGGCGGCCACACGCGGCCCGGTGGAGACCCTCAGCCGTCCCCACTCCCACGAAGGCCCCACCGTCACACCCAACATCACCGCCCGGTGGCGCACCGGCACCGTCCCGCCCACGTCCAGCCGCAGCGACTGGTGCCCCTGCCCCACGGACAGGTCCACGCCCACGTCCAGCCGCTGCTCCAGGAGCAGGCCGTCCAGGCGGAGCCCCGCGCCCACCAGCATCGTGGAGGGCAACACCTCGCGCCGACTGCGCGCGTCGAGGAAGCCGAGCAGGCCCGCCTCCAACGTCACGGTGCGCCTGCGGCCCTCCACGAACTCCCGCAGGAGCGCCTCCAGCGCGCGCCGCTCGCCGGAGCGCAGCGCGACGGTGTCCTCCCACAGCGTCTGTCCGCCCTTGTGGAGTCCCAGCTTCCGCTTGCCCTCGGGGAGCGCGACGCCTCCGGGCAACTCGCCCGCGTCGACGCCGTCCACCTTGAGCGTGAAGCCCTCCAGGCGAGGACTGTACGAGAAGACCTCCGGCTGCCCCGCCTGCGTCAGCGCGCCGGAGAGCAGCACCGGGTCCGCGCCCACTTCCGTCATCCGCACGCTCGGGCGCTGACGGCCCTGCGTATAGGTCCACGTGTGGCGGCGCGCCCAGTCGTGGGCCTCGGTCGCGCTCACGGCGCCGTCTGCGTTGCGGTCTCCCCGCCCGTCGAGCGCCTCCACGAAGAAGTGCGTGTAGATGTCGTTGCCCAGCGCGTCGTCCTCGCGCGCCGCCTCGCCCCAGTCGCTGGCCGACAGCACGAGCGACGCGCGGCTCTCCTCCTCCAGCGGGCGGGGGAGGAACGCGGCCTTGGTGCGCTCCAGCTCATCGAGCACCGACGGAGGCAGCAGCGACTTGCCCGTGCCGCTGTGGCAGGTGGCGAGCACCAGCACGCGCCGACGCGAGCCCAGTGCCTCCAGCTCCCGCTCCAGCGCCGCCATCTCCAGCCCCGTGCCCTGCACGTCGCGGAAGCGCGTGTCGCGCATCACCAGGTAGCGCTGCAGGTCCCCGCGGCTGTCGCGCGCGAGCGTGCCGTGCCCGGACACGTAGATGACCACCACGTCCTTGGGCCGCCAGGGCTTCGCCGCCAGCGCACGCAGCGCCTCCAGCACCGCCGCGCGAGTCGTCTGCTCCGGCCGGTTCAGCACCGTCACCGAGCGGAAGCCACCTCGCCGAGGGTCCGCCAGCGCGCGCCCCAAGTCCTCCGCGTCCTTGCCCGGAAAGCGCAGGTCGTTCCACGACGCGTCGTCGTACTGGCTGACGCCGATGAGCAGCGCGTGCCGCTCCCCCTCGTGCGCCGACGCGAGCTGCGCGGAGTCCAGGCGCACGCGCACCGTCCGGCCCTTCTCGCCCGTGCTCGTCGCAGCGCAGGCGGAGAGGAGGCAGAGCCCCAGAACGATGTGGAGTCCCGGACGATTCACGAACACACGCTCAGGGGGCAGCATACCCCGGCTCCACGCGGAGCCGGAGCCGGGCCAGGGTCGCCTCCTCGGGCACCCTGCGCTG
Encoded here:
- a CDS encoding prephenate dehydrogenase/arogenate dehydrogenase family protein; this encodes MKETIGVLGYGRFGRALSGLLSEASLPHRVFDPRLDEVPPKLQAGSLEELASRSSILVLAMPVSGMRAALKELRPHLTPEQLVIDVGSVKVRPVHMLASVLGRDIPWVGTHPLFGPASLARGDVRRTVVCPNPLHPEAVRRTRELFEKLGCSVTEMSPEAHDVLMARTHVLTFFLAHGLVKAGVGKDLPFAPPSFHPVARLEEYARTEVPHLFAVVQAENPYAREARVGLLEALTQLHEGLDLASESARGTGAETAPPGLKDVRERIDTVDRELVALLARRAQLVKDAARVKSEHGLPFPDPERESSMLDARREWASRAGLNTRALDDVFRAVLRVTRDSALEPDEEAG
- a CDS encoding crotonase/enoyl-CoA hydratase family protein, with the translated sequence MDAGYKSLRIEKADGVAELVLLGPGRGNAMGPDFWREMPEAIRALDADDSVRVVLVRGNGDHFTYGLDLMGMMESLGPLLTGDNNLALERSRLLKLIGEMQQSTEGLARSRKPYIAAVHGWCIGGGMDLIAACDFRYCARDAKFSLREVKVGIVADLGALQRLPRIIGEGHTRELAYTGIDVDAERALRMGLVNEVFPSAEEMLTQARATARRIAENPPLVVQGAKQVMDYCADKSTADGLRYVAVWNSAFLQSHDLTEAFAAFAERRTARFQGR
- a CDS encoding double-CXXCG motif protein, which gives rise to MKFYKVDEDTSLGYTGRLDGASTWCLPGVEPCPKCRLGGGAPWLAYPCVDLSRLPAQVLRKLKDPWPVPVEEFTRLREQVRALAPPWALLEPGAQFGPCVGKGSGSFGALFMQDASALFLRREALAQLQAAGVKGLQACPVATRFRGSNPPELLQLQLELHGRLHPDTRAQVWGAPCGSCGRRTLDWPKHVVLDASSLPENVDVFRHSEGWATLIVSERFVETAKRLALDGVMFRELEVR
- a CDS encoding TIGR02269 family lipoprotein, giving the protein MPLRGCLLLAVLLWGCASPVHVRGESLAVGSCEYADEGECVVLACDGGDCGLFGCEDVEPEALTSAPVVPRVEHVRAMRPPPRAPPAFRNWRSMGIRGGARPRMTFHFRYREGFVPALPREPGKLVHHHLFPQQPELARWFRANGVDIHKFTLLIPEHIHRQLHSGTGRGGLWNQAWRDYRDSKQGGFVSREELHRKAVELIFRFELTGPVVPYNAPLAPFNAMPQLRAP
- the dnaE gene encoding DNA polymerase III subunit alpha — encoded protein: MSFTHLHLHTLYSLLDGAIRMKDLIKTVKEKGMTSVAVTDHGNMFGAIDFYKKAKDAGIKPILGMEAYVAGPKGREDRSEKVSHHLILVAKNAEGYANLRYLSSMAYMQGFYYHPRIDKKVLAEHSKGLFALTACLGGEVTSACFRGDMDHARRAAQEYKDIFDPGHFFLEVQSNGMPEQDKANENLMQLSRDLDIPLCATADAHYIKREDARAHELLMCIASGKTLADNKRLKHATDKLYVTSPTEMLEFFKDTPEAVHNTQRIAEQCNLELKLGKPMLPTFKVPDSHTPDSFMSELAYEGLRERFIELGATVTYPIDREVYQARLTLELGVIQKMGFSGYFLIVQDFINWAKKMGIPVGPGRGSGAGSLVAYALRITDVDPIPYNLLFERFLNPERVSMPDFDIDFCQDRRDEVIQYVGRKYGEMNVGQIITFGSLKAKSVLRDVCRVFALPFSEGDRIAKLVPEVLNITLKEAIEMEPRLKEMMEKPSNIGDVEGKPVTTKDVLEIALALEGLHRQPGMHAAGVVIADKPLWEFVPVYQPPGEKTLITQFAKDEVEAAGLVKFDFLGLKTLTVIQHGLDLVKRNHGKDIPRHEIPLNDDKVWELMAKGDTAGVFQMESSGFTEMVVKLKPSCFEDVIAAGALYRPGPLDSGMVDVFINRKHGREKVSYPHPALEPVLKDTYGVIVYQEQVMQISQVLGGYTLGRADLLRRAMGKKKAEVMQAERAGFLEGCAKNNVDLKVAGEIFDLMEKFAEYGFNKSHSAAYGLVTIHTAWLKAHYPCEFMAALLSSEKDNTDKVVKHIGEARESGLQVLPPDVNQSDLQFGAVDGKIRFGLGGIKGVGEGAIESILDARKDGHFKSLFDFCERVDSRRVNRKVLEALVKAGSFDFEKRPRRQIFDTIEKAMNRGSASQKDKAAGQSSLFGMLAGPAAGGAGLKDDYVVVEEWSEKERLALEKEAIGFYVSGHPLHQYDKELKRYAKPITAVQRARKDDKLTVAGVVTVLRERPTKTGKRMAWVTIEDLSGSIELVCFPGKEGTRSVMGANGKWTKQGPKPGFENWEHLLKSDDPILVTGTVQISQRDEDSPTPELIVDDIQSLKEVREKRTKRLELRVPADLLTEDRVAKLNELAKKYAGATPVAVSVLFPGEAEALIGNTSIKVQVHDDLLLAVDRLFGMKVVEFG
- a CDS encoding Spy/CpxP family protein refolding chaperone; translated protein: MKKKLAIAGSAVVAVVLLSGFAFRGGHGPCPNPERIKQVVTWKLDDKLEDLDATDAQRESIHAVKDRLFTEGVQLAQEQHATRSEVVTQLESDTPDAQALHALVDARIEALRAFAHKATDAVLEVHGTLTPEQRKTLASEYKERMGLE
- a CDS encoding caspase family protein; protein product: MLPPERVFVNRPGLHIVLGLCLLSACAATSTGEKGRTVRVRLDSAQLASAHEGERHALLIGVSQYDDASWNDLRFPGKDAEDLGRALADPRRGGFRSVTVLNRPEQTTRAAVLEALRALAAKPWRPKDVVVIYVSGHGTLARDSRGDLQRYLVMRDTRFRDVQGTGLEMAALERELEALGSRRRVLVLATCHSGTGKSLLPPSVLDELERTKAAFLPRPLEEESRASLVLSASDWGEAAREDDALGNDIYTHFFVEALDGRGDRNADGAVSATEAHDWARRHTWTYTQGRQRPSVRMTEVGADPVLLSGALTQAGQPEVFSYSPRLEGFTLKVDGVDAGELPGGVALPEGKRKLGLHKGGQTLWEDTVALRSGERRALEALLREFVEGRRRTVTLEAGLLGFLDARSRREVLPSTMLVGAGLRLDGLLLEQRLDVGVDLSVGQGHQSLRLDVGGTVPVRHRAVMLGVTVGPSWEWGRLRVSTGPRVAALWLQRSFQLDLLNRDESYLTVWPGWMAGVSWRLGTRWVLEAKGQLLWAYVPMDGRTRAVGFGGLLLGGGYRF